In Paenibacillus dendritiformis, the DNA window AGCGTATGGGCATGCTTCGTCTTCTCGTCATCGTCCTCTGTATGGAGATACCACTCCACAAGCCTGTACCCGAATACGAGAAGGATCATCTCGTAGACGCAATGATCAGCGATAGGGGATACATCCGCATACTCCGAAAAGCCTTTGTAATACGCGGGGACACATCGCTGGTAGTATTCGACCATGTGATCGATATCCGCTTCATCCGCAATCAGGCTTGCGAGATCCTCTCCCAAGTAACCCCATCCGGATGTGTCCCAGTCGATGAGCGCGATTTTCCCGTCGGCATAGATCAGGTTGGTCACCCAGAAGTCCCGGTGGCATAGCACGAGGGGCAATTTTTCGATGCGGGCGAGTATCTCGTCTGCGTGCTCATCGATGTCGATGAGCATTTGCCGCACGTGCTGCGGCAATTCGCAGTCCTCCGACCGTATATAATCGTAGACGACCGGCCATGACCGGTAATGCAGATACGTATTCTTCATGAGATCTGGGTGGCTCAGGTTGGTCAGGCTCTGCAGCACAGCGGGCTGCTCCGCATACAGCTTGCCTTGATAGCGTCCTAACTCCAGCGCGGCCTGTTCATACATGTCACCGGTCAAGTCTAATCCGGTTACGCCATCGATATATTCCAGCCACAGCTGGAATTCATTTTCTTCGGCATTGATCTCGGCGTGATAACATGTCGGCCAGCGGAAAGCATCCGAGAACGTCGCTCCCAAGTCAGACGCATAGAGATCATATTCCCGGCGCCATGAACCCGGATCTCCGTAACGCTCCCATTTCTTCTGGATTTTCAGCACGATACGGTACGGCAATTTTTCGCCATCCGCGGTTTCGGCGATCCCCGTTACCAGGGACACATTTCCCACAGTTCCGCCCTGTAACGGCATGGTTTTCCAGTCGGCAGAGATGATATCCTTCTTGAACCGTCGGCTTAAGGCATAGATTAGCGATGTAATATTCATTTCTTCCATCCTCCGTTTTTCTTCGTTTGCTTGCTTAATATGGCGATTGTTTTGTTTCGAGCCCTCTTGTCGATGAGGTAGCTCGTTTTATCCTGGACATACTTGTTCTCATGCTGCTGGGCAACATATTGCTCCCACCGTTCACGCGTCAACGAACCGTCGGCAAGCGCGGCGAGAACGGCACAGCCCGGCTCGGTCTGATGGCGGCAATCCGTAAATCGGCATTGCGGGAACCATTTCTCTACATCGGTAAAGCTTGCGCGTATGCCTTCGTCGGCATTAAATAGCCCTAGCTCACGCATACCCGGCGTATCGATGACCATCGTACCGGAGGGGAGCATGAACAGCTGACGGTGCGTTGTCGTATGCCGCCCCCGGCTGTCGATCTCCCGGATCGCCTGAACCTTCATGACGTCCTGTTCCATCAACGCATTGAGCAGGGACGATTTACCGACGCCGGACATGCCGAGAAAGACGACTGTTTTACCAGGCATCAAGTAGGGAGCGAGTTCGTTCAGCCCCAGGCCAGTATGACTGCAGATCGCGTGAACCGGCACATCAGGGATGCTTTGTGTGACTTCTGCGAGCGGGAGATTATAGTCTTCAACGAGATCAGCCTTGGTCAGAATGACGACCGGCTGGGCGCCGCTCTGCCTGGCTTGTGTCAGGTACCGCATGATGCGGGTAACCTTGAAATCCCAATTCAGGGAAGAAAGGATAAACACATAGTCAAAGTTGGTTGCAACGACCTGTTCCCGTACGGTTTTGGCATAGCCTGCGGCATGCCCTGAGTAATCCGCGCGTGAGAACTTGGAGCGGCGGGGCAGTACCGTAACGATGAGAGAATCTCCGCTCTCGTTGTAGTGCAGCAAGACAAAATCACCGACGCACGGAAAGTCTACACGCGTTTCCGCGCTGTGATAGAACGCTCCTTTGAGTACCGCCGTCACTTCGCCGCGCTCGGTCACGACCGTGAAGCGCTCGCGCCGAAGCTCCGTCACCCTGCCGGGCAATAATCCATCGGGAATTGTTTCTATTTCTGTGTAGCCATAGGTTTTCAAATCCATCATGTTTTTTTGTTAGCTCCTTTACTGTTGTTTTTTGAACGCAAAAATGCCACGGACAAGCAGCCTCTAAAGAAGCTGCTGTCGCGCGGCATCAGGACGCAAAAAAAGATACGACCTTCATCGTATCCTGCAAACAGCAATATTCACGAAAGGTTACTTTGAATGGCATACCAAAGAATACGGGCGTTGTCCCGCTTTTTTCGCGTATGCCTGCTATTCAGTTTTAAGACCTAACCACCATATAAGTAGTTGCCATTAAAACACATCTCCCTTCGTGTCAGGAACTTGCTTATCGCTAAGCTGTCTATAGAATAAGCCCTTTTGGAAAAAAAATCAATGCCTGACAGCACGATTGTGTCGGCCTGCTCCATCGAGTCTATCGTAGATAAAGAACTCGCGTGCATCATAAGTCAGCGTGAGCGCTTCCTCAAGTTGTTTGAAGGAAACGGCGTCGATGACGACCTGACGTGTTGAAGTGCGTAATAATGTATTGATAAGCAAAGAATCATCGGATCTGATGAGTATGACGCATGCTCAAAAGTTTCCGTCAAAATATGGATATGGATGGTATACGCAAGATGTCATGGAGCCAATTTGGATATGGGAGGAGAAATTTTAATTATAAAAGCCTTTTCTCAAATTTGATAAAAATTAATCTCAATATCCTAATATTGCATAATTATAAAATAATTAACTTTACTAATACTATTAACTTTATTAATTGAGAAGAATCTAAATTTCACGCATATGATGATTTAGAGAAGGATTATAATTTTTACATGCCTGTATTCGATAATGTCAAGATTGGGAGTATTGCAAACCACACATATTAATTTACTCATATAGCACGAAATGGAAGTTGACATTATCTGCTCTATTTTGCTAGTATGTATCACGAAATAAATTTCCTTTAATGCAGTCCAGAGAGGCTGAAAAGGGCGACGTGATATTGTAAGGCTAATAATATCTATGTTTTCGCATGCCCTTTTGCCCTTGCAGAAGGGCATTTTTAGTACCTCTTTTAAAGGGAGTCCCGTGAGGCTTCAAAAGAGAATGGAAAAGTCTTATGTAATCCATTCCCTCAAACACGCAAAAAGATCAACAAGAAACTGGAGGAACGTTAGAATGGATTATCGTAAGAAAACAGTGGCAGCTTCAGTAACTGGTTTAACGTTGGAAGGAATGGACATTATGTTTATTTCCTTTGCGATGACAATGATTATTTCGGAATTTAACATTGATTTCGCAACGGGTGGACTGATTTCTTCTATAACGAATATTGGCATGCTGCTAGGCGGTATTATTTTTGGGGTTTTAGCTGATAAGTATGGGCGGGTAAAAGTGTTTACGAATACCGTCTTTTTGTTTGCAATTGGGACGGCATTAACTGGATTAGCAACGAATATTGAACAAGTTTATATGTTCAGATTTATCGCAGGTCTTGGCGCAGGAGGAGAATATGGAATTGGCATGGCTCTCGTTGCCGAGGCTTGGCCGAAGAATAAACAAGGAAGAGCTTCCGCATATGTTAGTGTAGGTGCCCAGTACGGGGTTATTTTAGCGGCGTTACTAAGTGCTGTTATTCTTCCGTTTTTAGGATGGAGAGCTTTATTCTTTGTCGGCGTGGTACCTGTCATTTTCGCCTTTATTGTGCGAAAGAACCTTGAGGAATCTCCGGAATGGCTGGCTGCCCAGAAAAATAAAGAAATCAACAGGCAACATGAAAAAGGCAAGCTGGCTCAACTATTTGAAACGCCTAGAACAACGATGACGACAATTTCCTTGATGATTATGGCAACGGTGCAAATTGCCGGCTACAATGGTTTAATGATTTGGCTGCCATCCATGCTGCAGAAATCGCAAGGCTTATCCGTTTCAAGCTCTGCTCTTTGGACCATTAGTACTGCGGTTGGCATGATTGTCGGGATGCTAACGTTCGGTCTGTTTATGGACCGGTTTGGTGCCAAGCGTGCCTTTGGCATCTTCTTGCTTGCCTCTGCATGTGCTGTCTTTTTATACTCCTATGCTGCCGGAAGTGTCGCCATTTTAATCGGTGGCGCGATTGTCGGCTTCTTCTCGAATGGCATGTTTGCCGGGTATGGAGCTTTAATTAGCAGCTTCTATCCTGTGCAGATTCGAAGTACAGCGACAAACACAATTTTTAACTTCGGCAGAGCAATTGGAGGGTTTTCACCCATCTTTGTCGGCTATATTCTTCAAAGTTATGATATGACGGTCGCAATGATCTACTTAGCTGCCTTATACTGCATTTCCCTTATCGTCATGTTGACTCTAAAAAAAGAGTCAAGTGAGGCTTTGCAACCCGTTGAAGTGAAATAATTTAAGCATGAAGGAACGAATTCCACACAACAGGGATTCGTTCTTTTTTATGTGCGCCTGGCATGGTATGAACTATTGCAAGCACATTCAGGCAATTCGTAGGCAATAGATCACTTTTTCGCATTTTGAAAGCAATACAAATCATTCTGCATGAGTATGTGTCGCAAAATGATTCCGATACATATGACAGACAAGTACGGACGAATAGCAAAGAGGGGCCGGTGCCCCTCTGTCATCTATCTACATTGGATTCTCTTCCATCGCTCTAATCGACTCCGCAACCTTCGCCATCAGGGAACATTCAATCCGTTTCCGGAAAACATCACAGCTAAACTCGCAGGTTCCGTTGATGGAGCCCGTCGCATGCAGGGCATTGGCGGGACAGCCGCCGCTGCAGTAAAGTTTAGCCCAGCAATCCTTGCACTCCGGCTTCGTATAGCAGTTGCTCTCTTTAAATTGGGACTGCAGCTCAGGCCGAGTGATGCCTTCCCAGATGTTCCCCATGCTATACGCTTCATCCCCGACAAACTGGTGGCATGGGAACAGTTCGCCCCATGGCGTGACAGCGAGGTATTCTGTGCCTGATCCGCAGCCTGTGATTCGCTTCTGGATGCAAGGGCCTTCCGAGAAATCAAGCATGTAATGATAGAACGTAAACCCTCTGCCTTGTTCGCTGCGCTTAATCATTTCCTTGGCGAGAATTTCATATTGGTTGTAAATTTCCGGGAGATCGTTCTCGGTAAGCGCATAGGGTTCCCGCGGATCGCAGATGACAGGTTCCATCGAGATTTTGTCAAAACCAAGATCTGCAATATGGAAGATGTCATTGGTGAAATCGACATTGTTTCGCGTATATGTTCCCCGTACATAGTATTCCTGGTCTCCCCGCTTTTCGATGAATTCCTGGAACTTCGGCACGATAGAATCATAACTGCCTTTGCCGGTAACGGTTGTGCGCAGCCGATCATGAACCTCTTTTCTTCCATCCAGGCTTAAGACGACATTGTACATTTCCTGATTTAAAAAATCGGTGACCTCATCGTTGAGCAGCATGCCGTTCGTTGTGAAGGTGAAGCGGAATTTTTTGTTCCATTCCTTCTCCTTGCTTCGTGCGTACGTTACAATCTCTTTGACGACTTTCCAAGCCATAAGCGGCTCCCCGCCGAAGAAGTCTATGTCCAGGTTACGGTGATGGCCCGAATTTTCCAGCAAATAATCGATAGCTCTGTGTCCAACCTCTACGCTCATAATTGCTCGATCGCCATTGTATTTCCCTTGGCTGGCGAAGCAATACTCGCATGATAGATTACAAGTATGCGCGACATTGAGACAGAGCGCTTTCACATACG includes these proteins:
- a CDS encoding aminoglycoside phosphotransferase family protein, with translation MNITSLIYALSRRFKKDIISADWKTMPLQGGTVGNVSLVTGIAETADGEKLPYRIVLKIQKKWERYGDPGSWRREYDLYASDLGATFSDAFRWPTCYHAEINAEENEFQLWLEYIDGVTGLDLTGDMYEQAALELGRYQGKLYAEQPAVLQSLTNLSHPDLMKNTYLHYRSWPVVYDYIRSEDCELPQHVRQMLIDIDEHADEILARIEKLPLVLCHRDFWVTNLIYADGKIALIDWDTSGWGYLGEDLASLIADEADIDHMVEYYQRCVPAYYKGFSEYADVSPIADHCVYEMILLVFGYRLVEWYLHTEDDDEKTKHAHTLQKIYEMKTSPVQG
- the rsgA gene encoding ribosome small subunit-dependent GTPase A; this translates as MMDLKTYGYTEIETIPDGLLPGRVTELRRERFTVVTERGEVTAVLKGAFYHSAETRVDFPCVGDFVLLHYNESGDSLIVTVLPRRSKFSRADYSGHAAGYAKTVREQVVATNFDYVFILSSLNWDFKVTRIMRYLTQARQSGAQPVVILTKADLVEDYNLPLAEVTQSIPDVPVHAICSHTGLGLNELAPYLMPGKTVVFLGMSGVGKSSLLNALMEQDVMKVQAIREIDSRGRHTTTHRQLFMLPSGTMVIDTPGMRELGLFNADEGIRASFTDVEKWFPQCRFTDCRHQTEPGCAVLAALADGSLTRERWEQYVAQQHENKYVQDKTSYLIDKRARNKTIAILSKQTKKNGGWKK
- a CDS encoding MFS transporter, with product MDYRKKTVAASVTGLTLEGMDIMFISFAMTMIISEFNIDFATGGLISSITNIGMLLGGIIFGVLADKYGRVKVFTNTVFLFAIGTALTGLATNIEQVYMFRFIAGLGAGGEYGIGMALVAEAWPKNKQGRASAYVSVGAQYGVILAALLSAVILPFLGWRALFFVGVVPVIFAFIVRKNLEESPEWLAAQKNKEINRQHEKGKLAQLFETPRTTMTTISLMIMATVQIAGYNGLMIWLPSMLQKSQGLSVSSSALWTISTAVGMIVGMLTFGLFMDRFGAKRAFGIFLLASACAVFLYSYAAGSVAILIGGAIVGFFSNGMFAGYGALISSFYPVQIRSTATNTIFNFGRAIGGFSPIFVGYILQSYDMTVAMIYLAALYCISLIVMLTLKKESSEALQPVEVK
- the scfB gene encoding thioether cross-link-forming SCIFF peptide maturase, giving the protein MIHQYQLNGYNIVIDTYSGSVHVVDDLAYEIIALYEHATPEQILTIMKEKHFSEESIRETVSEVEELKNNGQLFTEDAYEELAIDLKKRKTYVKALCLNVAHTCNLSCEYCFASQGKYNGDRAIMSVEVGHRAIDYLLENSGHHRNLDIDFFGGEPLMAWKVVKEIVTYARSKEKEWNKKFRFTFTTNGMLLNDEVTDFLNQEMYNVVLSLDGRKEVHDRLRTTVTGKGSYDSIVPKFQEFIEKRGDQEYYVRGTYTRNNVDFTNDIFHIADLGFDKISMEPVICDPREPYALTENDLPEIYNQYEILAKEMIKRSEQGRGFTFYHYMLDFSEGPCIQKRITGCGSGTEYLAVTPWGELFPCHQFVGDEAYSMGNIWEGITRPELQSQFKESNCYTKPECKDCWAKLYCSGGCPANALHATGSINGTCEFSCDVFRKRIECSLMAKVAESIRAMEENPM